A stretch of the Macaca thibetana thibetana isolate TM-01 chromosome X, ASM2454274v1, whole genome shotgun sequence genome encodes the following:
- the LOC126945669 gene encoding G antigen 10-like isoform X18: MSWRGRSTYRRRPRRYVEPPEMIGPMLPEQFSDEEVEPPKPEEGEPATQSQDPAPAQEGEDEGASAGQGPEPEAESQEEVRPTPDYEREDGPDVQEMSLPNPEEVKRPE; this comes from the exons ATGAGTTGGCGAGGAAGATCGACCTACCGGCGTAGACCAAGACGCTATGTAGAGCCTCCTGAAATGATTGGGCCTATGCTG CCCGAGCAGTTCAGTGATGAAGAAGTGGAACCACCAAAACCTGAAGAAGGGGAACCAGCAACTCAAAGTCAGGATCCTGCACCTGctcaggagggagaggatgagggaGCATCTGCAGGTCAAG ggcCAGAGCCTGAAGCTGAGAGCCAGGAAGAGGTTCGCCCGACGCCCGATTATGAGCGTGAAGATGGTCCTGATGTCCAGGAGATGAGCCTGCCAAATCCAGAGGAGGTGAAAAGGCCTGAATAA
- the LOC126945669 gene encoding G antigen 10-like isoform X7, whose amino-acid sequence MSWRGRSTYRRRPRRYVEPPEMIGPMLPEQFSDEEVEPPKPEEGEPATQSQDPAPAQEGEDEGASAGQGDGKGRRMPAGPEPEAESQEEVRPTPDYEREDGPDVQEMSLPNPEEVKRPE is encoded by the exons ATGAGTTGGCGAGGAAGATCGACCTACCGGCGTAGACCAAGACGCTATGTAGAGCCTCCTGAAATGATTGGGCCTATGCTG CCCGAGCAGTTCAGTGATGAAGAAGTGGAACCACCAAAACCTGAAGAAGGGGAACCAGCAACTCAAAGTCAGGATCCTGCACCTGctcaggagggagaggatgagggaGCATCTGCAGGTCAAGGTgatggaaagggaagaagaatgcccgctg ggcCAGAGCCTGAAGCTGAGAGCCAGGAAGAGGTTCGCCCGACGCCCGATTATGAGCGTGAAGATGGTCCTGATGTCCAGGAGATGAGCCTGCCAAATCCAGAGGAGGTGAAAAGGCCTGAATAA